Proteins from a single region of Candidatus Puniceispirillum marinum IMCC1322:
- a CDS encoding glycosyltransferase encodes MTDQRQKIFFVIPNMNAGGAERVALTLLQHLDRRDFSYTLVVLDDGNGAFIDRVPDDVRLITLGKKRVRAALFALIRLVWKERPALIFSNLSHLNLMLAMLRFMFPRDCALVVRESSTISKNILLFRASRVWLYLYKLFYGNVDVMICESVDMKDDLTRTCSFPVSKCTIIPNPVDILWINEQASLNISERQQKLTLVACGQLYYTKGFDLLLDALALAKLVDFELWIIGEGALRTALVQKAIALGLKENVKFLGFQKNPYPFFNQADALVLSSRHEGMPNVVFEAVSLGTPIIATPASGGLVSFLNTIDGCIVCSDITAQSLANALREFAATDTKIRISDGAINYLAAPIISRQHEAEFRKVLACD; translated from the coding sequence ATGACTGATCAGCGCCAAAAGATTTTCTTCGTGATTCCGAATATGAACGCTGGTGGTGCCGAACGTGTTGCCTTGACGTTATTACAGCATCTGGATCGCCGTGATTTTAGCTATACGCTTGTCGTACTGGATGATGGTAACGGCGCATTTATTGATCGGGTTCCGGATGATGTTCGCTTAATAACGCTTGGCAAGAAGCGTGTTCGCGCGGCTTTATTTGCACTTATACGGCTGGTCTGGAAAGAACGGCCAGCATTGATTTTTTCCAACCTTAGCCATCTTAATCTAATGCTTGCCATGCTCCGGTTTATGTTTCCACGCGATTGCGCATTGGTAGTTCGTGAAAGTAGCACAATTTCTAAAAATATATTGTTGTTTCGGGCATCTAGAGTTTGGCTATATTTGTACAAACTATTTTACGGCAATGTAGATGTTATGATCTGTGAAAGTGTCGATATGAAAGATGACTTGACAAGAACCTGCTCTTTTCCTGTTAGCAAATGCACAATCATTCCAAATCCTGTCGATATTTTATGGATAAATGAACAGGCGTCTTTAAATATTTCAGAAAGACAACAAAAGCTAACATTGGTTGCTTGCGGTCAACTTTATTATACAAAAGGATTTGATCTTTTGCTTGATGCATTGGCACTGGCAAAACTTGTTGATTTTGAATTATGGATTATTGGCGAAGGAGCGTTGCGTACCGCTTTAGTCCAAAAGGCTATAGCACTTGGCCTGAAAGAAAACGTGAAGTTTCTTGGATTTCAAAAAAATCCTTATCCCTTCTTTAACCAAGCTGATGCCCTTGTTTTATCATCACGTCATGAAGGAATGCCAAATGTAGTTTTTGAAGCTGTATCCCTTGGTACACCTATCATTGCCACACCGGCATCTGGTGGTCTGGTTAGTTTTTTAAATACGATTGATGGCTGCATTGTATGTTCAGATATAACTGCTCAAAGTCTTGCAAATGCTCTGAGAGAATTCGCCGCAACTGACACAAAGATACGAATTTCAGATGGAGCCATCAACTATTTAGCTGCTCCAATAATTAGTCGGCAACACGAAGCTGAATTCCGCAAGGTCTTGGCATGCGACTGA
- a CDS encoding glycosyltransferase family 2 protein codes for MIFTVFTPTYNRAHSLHRVYNSLCNQTFTDFEWVIVDDGSSDNTKQLIDGWITEGQCSIRYEFQPNKGKHVAINHGVGLAKGDLFLIADSDDGFPANALEILYEHWCAIPEKQRAEFTGVTGLCADEQGQIIGDKFPDSVFDSNSADIYYRYGIRGEKWGFHRTDVMKAFPFPEPEDVRFVPEGLIWNAIGRQYKTRFVNDIVRDYYQGADDQLTKRSSANISSVRIFNAQMLDADIDYFLHAPWTICKIGIQGARFSFHQNDSFIMQITRLSHWGARLIWITVMPIGFGLYFFDPKRVANPND; via the coding sequence ATGATTTTTACCGTTTTTACACCAACCTATAATCGTGCGCACAGCTTGCATCGTGTTTATAACAGCTTGTGCAACCAAACATTTACTGATTTTGAATGGGTGATTGTTGACGACGGGTCCAGCGATAATACCAAGCAGCTCATTGATGGTTGGATTACCGAAGGACAATGTTCAATTCGGTATGAATTTCAGCCTAATAAAGGCAAGCATGTTGCGATAAACCACGGTGTAGGGTTGGCCAAAGGCGATTTATTCCTGATCGCTGACTCGGATGATGGGTTTCCGGCAAATGCTTTGGAAATATTGTATGAACATTGGTGTGCCATCCCCGAAAAACAACGCGCAGAATTTACAGGTGTTACCGGTTTATGCGCGGATGAACAGGGACAAATCATCGGTGATAAATTTCCAGACAGTGTTTTTGATTCGAATTCAGCTGATATTTATTACCGCTATGGTATCCGTGGTGAAAAATGGGGATTTCACCGTACTGATGTGATGAAAGCTTTCCCGTTCCCAGAACCAGAAGATGTGCGCTTTGTTCCCGAAGGGTTGATTTGGAACGCAATTGGGCGGCAATATAAAACGCGTTTTGTGAACGATATTGTTCGTGACTATTATCAGGGGGCTGACGACCAGCTTACAAAAAGGTCAAGTGCAAATATCTCATCAGTACGCATTTTTAATGCACAAATGCTGGACGCTGATATTGACTATTTTCTCCACGCCCCTTGGACTATATGCAAGATTGGCATTCAAGGGGCACGTTTTTCGTTTCACCAGAATGATAGTTTTATAATGCAAATCACGCGTCTCTCCCATTGGGGGGCGCGTCTAATCTGGATCACTGTTATGCCCATTGGTTTTGGGCTTTATTTTTTCGACCCTAAACGTGTAGCCAACCCAAATGACTGA
- a CDS encoding GDP-L-fucose synthase family protein, with product MTENAKIFVAGHNGMVGSSIIRQLTATGHGKDRIITRNRADLDLTNQADVRAFFEAELPDQVYLAAAKVGGIYANNTWPADFIYQNLMIEANVIDAAFRVGVKRLLFLGSSCIYPKLAPQPMQENVLLSGSLEPTNEPYAIAKIAGIKLCESYNRQYGASHGIDYRSVMPTNLYGPGDNYDPMGSHVVPALIGRFHEAKINRDSEIFIWGSGKQKREFLFVDDMASACIHVMNADKNAYDDCTEPMLSHINVGVGHDISIAELAQTIAKIVGYEGRISYDIDKPDGPPRKLIDSSLIQRLGWTPKINLVDGLQRAYKDFLTRQPA from the coding sequence ATGACTGAAAATGCCAAAATATTTGTTGCTGGTCATAATGGTATGGTTGGTAGTTCGATAATCCGCCAGCTTACTGCTACTGGACATGGCAAGGACAGGATCATAACCCGTAATCGTGCAGACCTTGATTTAACCAATCAGGCTGATGTGCGTGCATTCTTTGAGGCTGAATTGCCGGATCAAGTCTATCTGGCGGCAGCAAAAGTGGGCGGTATATATGCCAATAATACATGGCCGGCAGATTTTATTTATCAAAACCTGATGATAGAAGCGAATGTGATAGACGCCGCATTTCGCGTGGGCGTTAAACGGTTATTGTTTTTAGGTTCAAGTTGTATTTATCCTAAACTGGCACCACAGCCGATGCAGGAAAATGTCCTGTTATCTGGTTCATTAGAGCCAACGAACGAGCCTTACGCCATTGCCAAAATTGCGGGCATCAAACTTTGCGAAAGTTATAATCGGCAATATGGAGCTTCACACGGCATTGACTATCGCAGTGTCATGCCGACTAATCTTTATGGGCCAGGTGATAATTATGACCCGATGGGTAGCCATGTTGTTCCCGCTTTGATTGGTAGGTTTCACGAGGCCAAAATCAATCGCGATAGTGAAATTTTTATTTGGGGTAGCGGTAAACAGAAGCGCGAATTTCTGTTCGTAGATGATATGGCATCAGCCTGCATTCATGTCATGAATGCAGATAAAAATGCCTATGATGACTGCACCGAGCCAATGCTGTCACACATCAATGTTGGTGTTGGTCATGACATTTCAATCGCCGAGCTTGCCCAAACAATTGCTAAGATTGTTGGTTACGAAGGTCGTATCAGTTACGATATAGACAAGCCCGATGGGCCACCACGTAAACTGATCGATAGTTCGCTAATCCAGAGGTTAGGTTGGACGCCCAAAATAAATTTGGTTGATGGCCTACAACGCGCGTATAAAGATTTCTTAACACGACAACCTGCCTAG
- a CDS encoding glycosyltransferase — translation MRLMFVITGLGVGGAESMLVKLLGQKSFADDEIMVVSLLGSGARSAEVIELGHRLEHLGIRRSVSSWWRIFGLYRFIRSFKPDLIHSWMYHADLVAGIMGKLAGVHHIIWSIRQSNLARDYNKRSTLLIVKACAFLSPFIPRKILSNSAVARQSHIETGYKADKIHVIPNGFDLERFAPDKALRSAFRTRHNINETTPLVGLVARFDPVKNHAGFFEAARTIHTAMPDVRFVLAGTDINAENQTLMAMIEKAGLRQQTYLLGAQNDIASIMNGIDVLLSSSDGEAFPNVLGEAMACGTPCIATDVGDCKTIIADTGKVVAAGDMDALAKATIELLSLTDKNRSILDRNARMRIESHYEIGKIASDFRACYLQIHESAKLD, via the coding sequence ATGCGACTGATGTTCGTTATTACCGGACTTGGTGTTGGCGGCGCCGAATCCATGCTGGTTAAATTACTTGGCCAGAAATCATTTGCCGATGATGAAATTATGGTGGTCAGTTTGCTTGGGTCTGGCGCCCGGTCAGCCGAAGTGATTGAACTTGGCCATCGGCTTGAGCATCTGGGGATTAGACGATCAGTTTCTTCATGGTGGCGTATTTTCGGTCTTTATCGTTTTATCCGATCCTTTAAACCCGATTTGATACATAGCTGGATGTATCATGCCGATCTAGTTGCAGGCATTATGGGCAAGTTGGCGGGTGTTCACCACATAATCTGGAGCATTCGCCAAAGCAATCTGGCGCGTGATTACAATAAGAGATCAACTTTGCTGATTGTTAAAGCCTGTGCGTTTTTATCCCCATTTATCCCCCGTAAAATTCTCTCTAATTCAGCTGTAGCGCGCCAGTCTCATATTGAGACGGGTTACAAAGCCGACAAAATTCATGTCATACCCAATGGCTTTGATCTTGAACGCTTTGCACCAGACAAAGCATTACGCTCAGCCTTTCGGACTAGGCATAACATTAATGAAACAACACCCCTAGTTGGACTGGTGGCACGATTTGATCCGGTTAAAAATCATGCTGGTTTTTTTGAAGCTGCTCGGACTATTCATACGGCTATGCCAGATGTGCGCTTTGTGTTGGCTGGCACTGATATTAACGCCGAAAATCAGACATTAATGGCAATGATTGAAAAAGCCGGATTACGGCAACAGACATATCTTCTTGGCGCGCAAAATGATATTGCATCGATTATGAACGGTATTGATGTGTTATTATCAAGTTCGGACGGTGAAGCATTTCCAAACGTGCTTGGCGAAGCGATGGCATGTGGCACCCCTTGCATTGCTACTGACGTAGGCGATTGTAAAACCATTATCGCTGACACAGGCAAGGTTGTCGCGGCAGGTGATATGGATGCGCTGGCCAAAGCCACCATCGAACTGTTATCGCTCACGGATAAAAACAGATCAATATTAGATAGAAATGCACGTATGCGGATTGAGTCACATTACGAAATTGGCAAAATAGCTTCTGATTTTCGGGCGTGTTATTTACAAATTCACGAAAGTGCGAAACTGGATTGA
- the tviB gene encoding Vi polysaccharide biosynthesis UDP-N-acetylglucosamine C-6 dehydrogenase TviB, producing the protein MTIRNVNDIKLAVIGLGYVGLPLAAEFAKYREVVGFDIDESRIAELKDCNDRTRELSAAELKATTGLRITNDADDLKDCNCYIITVPTPVDAAKKPDMSTLLSASKLVGSLLKAGDIVIYESTVYPGATEDDCAPILAQQSGLFYAANAEDNNDDVFHLGYSPERINPGDKQHRVTDIVKVTSGSSPRIADLIDDLYAGIITAGTYKAESIRVAEAAKVIENTQRDVNIALINELAVIFDKLDIDTEAVLKAAGTKWNFLPFRPGLVGGHCIGVDPYYLTHKALQVGYNPEIILAGRRLNDGMSQHVADRLVQAMQNKNINISDARVLVLGLTFKENCPDTRNSKVFDLVQHLADYKCVVDVYDPWVILGDVPTGLAGTCIEKPLHGAYDAIVIAVGHSQFAKLGAHAIRSFGKEKHVLFDMKYLLDVNESDERL; encoded by the coding sequence ATGACAATCAGAAACGTCAACGACATTAAACTGGCTGTCATTGGTCTTGGCTATGTTGGCTTGCCACTTGCGGCTGAATTTGCCAAATACCGTGAAGTTGTTGGTTTTGATATTGATGAAAGCCGGATTGCCGAACTCAAAGATTGTAATGACCGTACCCGTGAACTAAGTGCCGCCGAACTAAAAGCTACGACAGGCTTACGCATTACGAATGATGCCGATGATCTCAAAGATTGTAATTGCTATATCATAACTGTGCCAACGCCGGTTGATGCGGCAAAAAAGCCAGATATGTCAACGCTTTTATCCGCGTCAAAGCTTGTGGGTTCCTTGTTGAAGGCTGGTGACATTGTTATTTATGAATCAACCGTCTATCCGGGCGCTACAGAAGATGACTGCGCGCCTATTCTGGCACAGCAATCAGGGCTATTTTACGCCGCCAATGCAGAAGATAATAATGATGATGTTTTTCATCTTGGCTATAGCCCCGAGCGCATTAATCCGGGCGATAAACAGCACCGCGTCACAGATATTGTCAAAGTCACATCTGGTTCCAGCCCTAGGATTGCCGATCTAATTGACGATCTTTATGCGGGCATTATTACAGCTGGCACATATAAAGCCGAAAGCATCAGGGTGGCCGAGGCCGCAAAAGTCATTGAAAATACCCAGCGTGATGTCAATATTGCGCTGATTAATGAGCTTGCTGTCATTTTTGACAAGCTGGATATTGATACCGAAGCTGTTTTGAAAGCGGCCGGCACAAAATGGAACTTTCTGCCGTTTCGGCCAGGCCTTGTTGGGGGACACTGTATAGGTGTTGATCCGTATTATCTGACGCATAAAGCCCTACAGGTGGGTTATAATCCGGAAATTATTCTGGCGGGACGGCGGCTGAATGACGGGATGAGCCAGCATGTTGCAGACCGACTTGTTCAGGCGATGCAGAATAAAAATATCAACATTTCTGATGCGCGCGTTCTGGTGCTAGGACTGACGTTCAAAGAAAATTGCCCCGATACACGCAACTCAAAGGTCTTTGACCTTGTTCAACATCTGGCCGACTACAAATGCGTTGTCGATGTGTATGATCCTTGGGTTATCTTAGGTGACGTGCCGACAGGTCTGGCGGGTACATGTATCGAAAAACCTTTGCATGGTGCATATGATGCGATTGTCATTGCCGTTGGCCATAGTCAATTTGCCAAGTTAGGCGCACACGCAATCCGATCTTTCGGCAAAGAAAAACATGTTTTATTCGATATGAAGTATCTACTTGATGTGAACGAGTCTGATGAGCGTTTATAA
- a CDS encoding ABC transporter ATP-binding protein, producing the protein MQSILIVILTIIGAGLETLGLGLILPVLSVIMNPETFISTNELYYFGSMLDELSQIELMVGGMLILGTAYLIKGIYLAFMIWRQSEYIYDIKSVLSDELLKSYMHVGYEFHIQNNTGNLIRNITIETQQFVGNVLIPSVRLFSELSVVIAIIALLIYIEPLGAIYLMIIVGISMAAFQYITRMRLMRWGQARQQFEGKRIQKAQEALGGIKDAKLLGKEQEFLDQYSHYNWQSSFIERKQLTLSQLPYIWLEIVAVAGLAFLVIFSVMRGADASQILPILGVFGAGAFRIIPSANRILMALQALRYSVAVIDLMDEELHRPKPADHVKSNPISFEHAIRLDQLCYQYPTAGLPSIMDINLQINKGESVGIIGTSGAGKSTLVDVILGLLTPTSGQILIDEVNAHDGLRSWQDHIGYVPQHIFLSDETLRRNIAFGVAEDEINNTEIDRAIRQAQLNEFVDSMPDGVNTIVGERGVRLSGGQRQRIGIARALYHNPSVLVLDEASSALDTKTETALMEKIYDMQGERTLIIIAHRLSTIEKCDRIFRLEKGVLVDQG; encoded by the coding sequence TTGCAAAGTATTCTTATTGTCATTTTGACAATCATCGGTGCTGGCCTCGAAACACTTGGGCTTGGTTTGATACTGCCGGTGCTGTCAGTGATTATGAATCCTGAAACCTTTATCAGCACCAATGAGCTGTATTATTTCGGATCCATGCTTGATGAACTTAGCCAAATCGAATTAATGGTTGGTGGCATGCTCATACTGGGCACGGCCTATCTTATCAAAGGTATATATCTTGCTTTCATGATCTGGCGTCAGTCCGAATATATCTATGATATAAAATCAGTTTTATCCGATGAGTTACTAAAGTCCTATATGCATGTGGGCTATGAATTTCATATTCAAAACAACACTGGAAACCTGATACGCAACATCACCATCGAAACCCAGCAATTTGTTGGTAATGTTTTGATACCGTCGGTCAGACTATTTTCTGAATTATCTGTCGTCATCGCGATTATTGCTTTGTTGATCTACATTGAACCATTAGGCGCGATTTATCTCATGATTATCGTTGGGATATCAATGGCGGCTTTTCAATATATCACGCGCATGCGGCTAATGCGTTGGGGGCAGGCGCGTCAACAGTTTGAAGGCAAACGCATCCAAAAAGCACAGGAAGCGCTAGGCGGTATAAAGGATGCCAAATTACTTGGAAAAGAACAGGAATTTCTTGACCAGTATTCCCATTATAACTGGCAAAGTTCATTTATCGAGCGTAAACAGCTGACATTATCCCAATTACCTTATATCTGGCTTGAAATTGTTGCTGTTGCCGGATTGGCATTTCTGGTCATTTTCTCGGTTATGCGCGGTGCTGATGCGAGTCAGATTTTACCCATATTAGGTGTTTTTGGTGCCGGAGCCTTTCGCATCATCCCCTCGGCCAATCGTATTTTAATGGCCTTACAGGCGCTTCGTTACAGTGTCGCCGTGATTGATTTGATGGATGAGGAGCTTCATAGGCCAAAACCAGCAGATCATGTGAAGTCAAACCCGATTTCCTTTGAACATGCGATCCGGCTAGACCAGCTTTGTTACCAATATCCTACTGCAGGTTTGCCATCGATCATGGATATCAACTTACAGATCAACAAAGGTGAAAGTGTTGGTATCATAGGCACAAGTGGAGCCGGAAAAAGCACTTTGGTTGATGTGATTCTGGGGTTATTGACCCCAACATCCGGACAGATTCTTATTGATGAGGTGAATGCCCATGATGGATTGCGTTCATGGCAGGATCATATTGGCTATGTGCCCCAGCATATTTTTCTATCTGATGAAACCTTGCGGCGAAATATAGCTTTTGGTGTAGCAGAAGATGAAATCAACAACACCGAAATAGACCGCGCTATCAGACAGGCACAATTAAACGAATTTGTTGATTCCATGCCAGATGGTGTCAACACAATTGTAGGTGAGCGCGGTGTCAGATTATCTGGTGGTCAACGTCAACGCATAGGGATCGCAAGGGCTTTGTATCATAATCCGTCAGTGCTTGTTCTGGATGAGGCATCTAGTGCGTTGGATACCAAAACTGAAACCGCATTAATGGAAAAAATCTACGACATGCAGGGTGAGCGCACATTGATAATTATTGCACATCGCCTGTCAACAATTGAAAAATGCGATAGAATATTCCGACTGGAAAAAGGTGTCTTGGTTGATCAGGGTTAA
- the gmd gene encoding GDP-mannose 4,6-dehydratase, translating into MTRVIKKTALITGVTGQDGAYLAEFLLSKNYIVHGMKRRSSLFNTDRIDHLYKDQHENDVNFFLHHGDMTDSSSLTSIIQKTQPDEIYNLAAQSHVAVSFEMPEYTANSDALGTLRILEAIRMLGMEKKTRFYQASTSELYGLVQETPQSETTPFYPRSPYAVAKLYAYWITVNYREAYGMYACNGILFNHESPIRGETFVTRKITRALARIKLGLQDCLYLGNLNAMRDWGHARDYVEMQWLMLQQDTAEDFVIATGVQHSVRDFVNIAATELDMDIEWQGNGVDEVAYLKNSDHASSENKPIVAIDPQYYRPTEVETLKGDATKAREKLGWIPKTSFNELVQEMATEDLVAAKGNALLENRGFKTVNNAE; encoded by the coding sequence ATGACCAGAGTGATAAAAAAAACAGCATTGATTACGGGCGTTACTGGTCAGGATGGTGCTTATCTTGCTGAGTTTCTATTATCAAAAAACTATATCGTTCATGGTATGAAACGCAGATCAAGCTTGTTTAATACGGATAGGATTGATCACCTCTATAAAGATCAGCATGAAAATGATGTGAATTTTTTTCTGCATCATGGCGATATGACTGATAGCTCAAGCCTGACGAGTATTATCCAGAAAACACAACCTGACGAAATTTATAATCTGGCAGCGCAAAGTCACGTTGCGGTCAGTTTTGAAATGCCTGAATATACCGCTAATTCAGATGCGCTTGGCACATTACGTATACTCGAAGCTATACGAATGCTGGGCATGGAAAAGAAAACCAGGTTTTACCAAGCATCAACGTCTGAGCTGTATGGGTTAGTGCAGGAAACCCCGCAAAGTGAAACCACACCATTTTATCCAAGAAGCCCTTATGCAGTGGCAAAACTCTATGCCTATTGGATCACTGTTAATTATCGTGAGGCCTATGGAATGTATGCTTGTAACGGCATTTTGTTCAATCACGAAAGTCCTATTCGCGGTGAAACATTCGTAACACGTAAAATCACCCGTGCGCTAGCGCGTATAAAGCTTGGTTTGCAGGATTGTCTCTATCTCGGGAATCTGAATGCCATGCGCGATTGGGGACATGCGCGCGATTATGTTGAAATGCAGTGGTTAATGCTCCAACAAGATACAGCAGAAGATTTCGTGATTGCTACGGGGGTCCAACATAGTGTTCGCGATTTTGTAAATATAGCAGCTACAGAACTTGATATGGATATTGAATGGCAAGGCAATGGTGTTGATGAAGTTGCATATTTGAAAAATAGTGATCATGCCAGTTCAGAGAACAAACCTATCGTCGCTATTGACCCTCAATATTACCGTCCTACTGAAGTCGAAACCCTAAAGGGTGATGCAACCAAGGCACGTGAAAAATTAGGCTGGATTCCAAAAACAAGCTTTAATGAATTAGTGCAGGAAATGGCGACAGAAGATCTGGTTGCAGCAAAAGGAAATGCCTTGCTAGAAAACAGAGGCTTTAAAACCGTTAATAATGCCGAGTAG
- a CDS encoding O-methyltransferase: MKMFLRRSWVYSRVYAPIRDFYSWFKNGFTNNSPDLVKRRLLMRHAIHNATFVETGTFLGNTTVFLASFSAKTYTIEPEEKLYEMARQRFANSPKIDALKGTSEERFPELLPLLSGDINFWLDGHYSGGITFKGDSECPVASELEQIEKNLVRFDKVSVLIDDVRCFPLSQSSALDKSDYPPLDTLVDWARRNKFSWQIEHDIFIAKNH; this comes from the coding sequence ATGAAAATGTTTCTTCGAAGGTCATGGGTCTATTCCCGCGTTTATGCGCCGATCAGAGATTTTTATAGCTGGTTTAAAAATGGGTTTACAAATAACAGCCCCGATCTGGTAAAGCGCCGTCTGTTGATGCGCCATGCAATTCATAATGCCACATTTGTTGAAACTGGAACGTTCTTAGGCAACACAACTGTGTTTCTGGCGAGCTTTTCAGCAAAAACCTATACAATTGAGCCTGAAGAAAAACTATATGAGATGGCACGTCAAAGGTTTGCTAATTCGCCAAAAATAGATGCTTTAAAGGGTACAAGTGAAGAAAGATTTCCTGAATTATTACCTTTACTATCTGGAGATATAAATTTCTGGCTAGATGGACATTATTCGGGTGGCATCACGTTTAAAGGCGATAGTGAATGTCCTGTGGCGTCAGAACTCGAACAGATAGAAAAAAATCTCGTGCGTTTTGACAAGGTTTCAGTGCTGATCGATGATGTGCGTTGTTTTCCGCTTTCCCAATCATCTGCTTTGGATAAAAGTGACTACCCACCTCTAGATACATTGGTTGACTGGGCTAGACGGAATAAGTTTTCCTGGCAAATTGAGCATGATATTTTTATTGCTAAAAATCATTGA